From a single Arachis hypogaea cultivar Tifrunner chromosome 3, arahy.Tifrunner.gnm2.J5K5, whole genome shotgun sequence genomic region:
- the LOC112791753 gene encoding protein POOR HOMOLOGOUS SYNAPSIS 1, protein MAGSLAVIPSNDVDNSATTIRDQWEICFARFVPYPTSSPSSSAGLLPLPPRLRNRSPRGNWISSPSVAFLRLLPDLSHRDVILTVSFNANLLEEHYVSKLHFSWPQVSCVSGFPARGIRTVLVSFRDSVGEIQKFALRFPSLYEAQSFVNILKGLLKDEKDPEPLNTDFGSEISSQSEFVSSNKHCHRPSEEASFMTPVDTYKPQMPRSIKTEEKQPSGTQEMEVPPGFSIAGILPALPPSFTTLLMDCSEINHTQPIASQEIELKSQIVRYMEDSSFQDMLVKVEKVIDELGGDLSLP, encoded by the exons ATGGCGGGATCTCTGGCGGTGATACCAAGCAACGACGTTGATAACTCAGCAACCACCATCAGAGACCAGTGGGAGATCTGCTTCGCGCGCTTTGTTCCCTATCCAACCTCATCCCCATCCTCCTCCGCCGGCCTTCTCCCTCTGCCTCCTCGCCTCCGAAACCGTTCTCCCCGCGGCAACTGGATTTCCTCCCCTTCCGTCGCATTCCTCCGCCTCCTCCCCGACCTCTCCCACCGCGACGTCATCCTTACCGTCTCATTCAATGCCAACCTCCTC GAAGAGCACTACGTTTCGAAACTGCATTTCTCGTGGCCTCAGGTGTCATGCGTCTCTGGATTTCCAGCTAGGGGAATCAGAACTGTGCTTGTGAGCTTCAGAGATTCCGTAGGCGAG aTTCAAAAGTTTGCTTTGCGGTTTCCATCACTATATGAAGCACAGTCATTTGTAAATATTTTGAAG GGGCTCCTGAAAGATGAGAAGGATCCAGAACCTTTAAATACTGACTTTGGATCTGAAATTTCATCACAGTCAGAGTTCGTGTCCTCAAACAAGCACTGCCACAG ACCCAGCGAGGAGGCCAGCTTTATGACTCCCGTTGACACTTACAAACCACAAATGCCACGAAGTATTAAAACCGAAGAAAAGCAGCCTTCAGGCACCCAAGAAATGGAAGTACCACCTGGTTTCAGCATTGCAGGAATCCTCCCAGCTTTGCCACCCAGTTTTACCACACTTCTGATGGATTGCTCTGAGATCAACCATA CTCAACCAATTGCTTCCCAGGAAATTGAACTGAAGTCCCAAATTGTG AGGTACATGGAAGATTCTTCCTTCCAAG ATATGTTGGTTAAAGTGGAGAAAGTTATCGACGAATTGGGGGGTGATCTGTCGTTGCCGTAG
- the LOC112791754 gene encoding lysM domain receptor-like kinase 3, which yields TMASSLNNLLCLLFSLMATSSSIRVSAFRVSMKTTYMDPLSCSVEAANTCTASLYHITHDDYSLEEIAFYYSVNSSQIKPIKYGTRQDYLITVPCSCKNTQNLSGYFYHTTYKNVKHGDIFVDISASVYSGQAMLITQSLIPGEDLEIDIPCGCSEDEGQRVVTYTVQQNDTPETISLLLNATLPAFLRMNKILAQKPGFIDIGWVLFVPLELNGVHGVPPQPTEKTKRNWPMIVGIVVGVLLLSVIIITILIILWRRRVHQITRNDSTVVSKRSFVNRNITLHNSILFKEYMGDVMQIESERPLIYGLEEIEEATNNFDEARKIGVGGYGSVYFGILEQKEVAVKKMRSNKTKEFYTELKALCKIHHINIVELLGYARGEDHLYLVYEYVSNGSLSEHIHDPLEQGHQPLSWNARVHIALDAARGIEYIHDHTKARYVHRDIKTSNILVDQKLRAKVADFGLAMLVDRSNDENFIATRLVGTPGYLPPESVKELQVTPKTDVFAFGVVLAELITGKRALFRDNNEEGTKMKSLISLVHQIFQDAEAENGLEDVIDKNLEGNYPIEYVLKVAEIAGRCLQEDPVERPEMRDLVGALSQIVMNSIEWEASLGGNSQVFSGVFTGR from the exons ACCATGGCTTCTTCTCTCAATAATCTTCTttgtcttctcttctctcttatgGCAACTTCATCTTCTATCAGAGTCTCTGCATTTCGTGTTTCAATGAAAACAACATACATGGACCCGCTAAGTTGCTCTGTAGAGGCTGCCAATACATGCACTGCCTCACTCTACCACATAACTCATGATGATTACAGCCTTGAAGAAATTGCATTTTATTACTCTGTTAACTCTTCACAAATCAAGCCTATTAAGTATGGAACAAGGCAAGATTACCTCATAACAGTTCCTTGTTCTTGCAAGAACACACAAAACCTCAGCGGGTATTTCTATCATACAACCTACAAAAATGTGAAGCATGGTGACATCTTTGTGGACATATCAGCTTCTGTTTACAGTGGACAAGCCATGCTGATCACCCAAAGTTTAATTCCAGGCGAAGATCTAGAAATAGACATTCCATGTGGGTGTTCCGAGGATGAGGGTCAAAGGGTTGTCACATATACAGTGCAGCAGAATGATACACCAGAAACAATTTCCCTTTTGCTTAATGCTACCCTGCCTGCCTTCCTGAGAATGAACAAGATTCTAGCTCAGAAACCTGGTTTCATAGATATTGGTTGGGTGCTCTTTGTTCCTTTGGAATTGAATGGGGTTCATGGGGTTCCTCCACAACCCACAGAAA AAACGAAACGGAACTGGCCAATGATAGTTGGTATCGTCGTGGGAGTGCTGTTACTTTCAGTTATCATTATCaccattctcataattctttggAGAAGGAGAGTCCATCAAATCACCAGAAATGATTCCACAGTTGTCTCTAAAAGATCATTTGTCAACAGAAATATTACCTTGCATAACTCCATCCTTTTCAAAGAATATATGGGAG ATGTAATGCAAATTGAATCAGAAAGGCCACTGATATATGGTCTTGAGGAGATAGAAGAGGCTACAAATAACTTTGATGAAGCTCGAAAAATCGGAGTTGGCGGATATGGGAGTGTTTATTTTGGAATCTTAGAGCAGAAG GAGGTTGCTGTGAAAAAGATGAGGTCTAATAAGACTAAGGAATTCTATACGGAACTCAAGGCCTTGTGTAAAATCCATCATATCAACATT GTGGAGCTATTAGGATATGCCAGAGGAGAAGATCACCTCTATTTGGTGTATGAGTATGTTTCAAATGGATCTCTCAGTGAACATATTCATGATCCATTAGAGCAAG GGCACCAACCTCTTTCTTGGAATGCAAGGGTTCATATTGCACTCGATGCAGCAAGAGGTATTGAATACATACATGATCATACAAAAGCTCGATATGTGCATCgcgacataaagactagcaataTTCTTGTTGATCAGAAGCTCAGAGCTAAG GTAGCAGATTTTGGACTTGCAATGCTGGTGGACAGAAGCAATGATGAAAATTTCATAGCAACAAGGCTTGTTGGAACACCAGGATACCTTCCACCCGA ATCTGTGAAGGAGCTTCAGGTGACCCCAAAAACCGATGTGTTTGCATTTGGAGTGGTTCTAGCAGAACTGATAACAGGGAAACGTGCACTGTTTCGGGACAACAACGAAGAAGGCACCAAAATGAAATCACTTATTTCACTT GTACATCAAATATTCCAAGATGCAGAGGCAGAGAATGGTCTAGAAGATGTGATAGATAAGAACCTTGAAGGAAACTATCCCATTGAATACGTGTTGAAGGTAGCAGAGATAGCAGGTCGGTGCTTGCAAGAAGATCCAGTAGAAAGGCCTGAAATGAGGGACTTGGTTGGAGCACTGTCACAGATAGTGATGAACTCCATAGAATGGGAAGCATCACTTGGTGGAAACAGCCAAGTCTTCAGTGGTGTCTTTACTGGAAGATGA